The following proteins are encoded in a genomic region of Saccharopolyspora antimicrobica:
- a CDS encoding DUF397 domain-containing protein encodes MPRFTRDTGWFKSSKSAAASDNCVEVRLLDSTVRVRDSKAPDDGVLSFGSGAWGSFLASLKA; translated from the coding sequence ATGCCGCGGTTTACCCGGGACACGGGATGGTTCAAGAGCTCCAAGAGTGCCGCTGCCAGCGACAACTGCGTCGAGGTCCGATTACTCGACAGCACCGTCCGGGTCCGGGACTCCAAGGCACCCGATGACGGCGTGCTGAGCTTCGGGAGCGGTGCTTGGGGTTCTTTCTTGGCTTCCCTCAAGGCTTGA
- a CDS encoding MFS transporter, protein MDPTESKTRTDEPSATRWRVLAVCLIAGFMTLLDVSIVNVALPSIQQGLDAPAAALSWVVSGYALTFGLVLVPAGRLGDDRGRSRMFLLALGAFTVASALAGFAMTPLWLVVARLLQGVAGGLLNPQVLGLMQQLFHGRERGKAFGLFGAVVGISTAIGPLLGGLIIQLAGAEHGWRWVFFVNLPIGAAAILYGMRVLPRDTRREAARSLDLVGVLLLGGGLLCLLLPLVEQEGGGSSPWYLLIVAAVLLASFPVWEHWYRKRGNHPLVNLRLLRIRSYSFGATLGLLYFAGFTSIFFVLAVYFQRGLGYSALQAGLALTPFAVGSAVSSALGGRIVHRMGRHLVIIGLLAALLGLLATDVLLATHPGPMAGAVTAVPLLVAGIGSGLVISPNQTVTLSEIDVAHGGTAAGVQQTGQRIGSAVGTAAASGLFFGVLSTSGFDAAITSGLIVSIAFVTAALLVALAEVVLARRKPSAAQAS, encoded by the coding sequence GTGGACCCGACCGAGTCGAAGACGCGAACCGACGAGCCGTCCGCCACCCGCTGGCGAGTGCTGGCCGTCTGCCTGATCGCGGGATTCATGACGCTGCTGGACGTCAGCATCGTCAACGTCGCGCTGCCGTCCATCCAGCAGGGCCTGGACGCGCCCGCCGCCGCGCTGTCCTGGGTGGTCTCCGGCTACGCGCTGACCTTCGGCCTGGTGCTGGTGCCCGCGGGCCGGCTGGGCGACGACCGGGGCCGGAGCAGGATGTTCCTGCTGGCGCTGGGCGCGTTCACGGTGGCCAGCGCGCTGGCCGGATTCGCGATGACACCGCTGTGGCTGGTGGTGGCCCGTCTCCTGCAGGGCGTGGCGGGCGGACTGCTCAATCCGCAGGTGCTCGGCCTGATGCAGCAGCTGTTCCACGGTCGTGAGCGCGGCAAGGCCTTCGGCCTGTTCGGCGCCGTGGTGGGCATCTCCACCGCGATCGGCCCGCTGCTCGGTGGCCTGATCATCCAGCTGGCGGGCGCGGAGCACGGCTGGCGCTGGGTGTTCTTCGTGAACCTGCCGATCGGCGCGGCGGCGATCCTGTACGGGATGCGCGTCCTGCCGCGCGACACCCGGCGGGAGGCGGCCCGGAGCCTCGACCTGGTGGGCGTGCTGCTGCTCGGCGGCGGCCTGCTGTGCCTGCTGCTGCCGCTGGTCGAGCAGGAGGGCGGCGGCAGCAGCCCGTGGTACCTGCTGATCGTCGCGGCCGTGCTGCTGGCGTCGTTCCCGGTCTGGGAGCACTGGTACCGCAAGCGCGGGAACCACCCGCTGGTGAACCTGCGCCTGCTGCGGATCCGCAGCTACTCCTTCGGAGCCACCCTCGGCCTGCTCTACTTCGCCGGGTTCACCAGCATCTTCTTCGTGCTGGCGGTGTACTTCCAGCGCGGCCTGGGCTACTCGGCGCTGCAAGCCGGGCTGGCGCTGACGCCGTTCGCGGTCGGTTCGGCGGTGTCCTCCGCGCTGGGCGGCCGGATCGTGCACCGCATGGGCCGCCACCTGGTGATCATCGGCCTGCTGGCGGCCCTGCTCGGCCTCCTGGCCACGGACGTCCTGCTGGCCACCCACCCCGGCCCGATGGCGGGCGCGGTGACGGCGGTGCCCCTGCTGGTGGCGGGAATCGGCAGCGGCCTGGTGATCTCCCCGAACCAGACGGTGACGCTCAGCGAGATCGACGTGGCCCACGGCGGAACGGCGGCGGGAGTCCAGCAGACCGGCCAGCGCATCGGCTCGGCGGTGGGCACGGCAGCGGCCTCCGGTCTCTTCTTCGGAGTCCTGAGCACCAGCGGCTTCGACGCGGCGATCACCAGCGGCCTGATCGTCTCGATCGCCTTCGTCACCGCGGCCCTGCTGGTGGCGCTGGCCGAGGTCGTCCTGGCCCGCCGCAAGCCTTCGGCAGCTCAGGCCTCGTGA
- a CDS encoding helix-turn-helix domain-containing protein, translating to MARARQTLERRQLGLTLRRIREESGMSQQAAAEAIGRVRSRIVELEDGKGTLSQEDLGKLLDFYEVSGDERETALALGAQARRRQRGRTYTDLLPGAFQRFADLEASAAEISSYECGMVPGLLQTPEYVRALIDEGDGIWWRSSEAELEQRVAFRLDRQKRTFDASPAKKMSFVLTEESLRSRVGGPEIMRDQLAHLLDLLGRRADLSIQVLPRESYQNPARGGGFTLFEFSGQGSPVAFANVVYGPSTYFHDEADTATMFRVFRRLRDLALSAQASRQLIDGIMRGG from the coding sequence ATGGCGCGAGCCCGCCAAACCCTGGAGCGCCGCCAACTCGGCCTGACGCTGCGCCGGATCCGCGAGGAATCCGGCATGTCCCAGCAAGCCGCAGCGGAAGCGATCGGCCGAGTCCGCTCCCGCATCGTCGAGCTGGAAGACGGCAAGGGCACGCTCAGCCAGGAAGACCTGGGCAAGCTCCTGGACTTCTACGAGGTCTCCGGAGACGAGCGCGAAACGGCGCTCGCGCTGGGCGCCCAAGCCCGGAGACGCCAACGTGGCCGCACCTACACCGACCTCCTCCCCGGCGCCTTCCAGCGCTTCGCCGACCTCGAAGCCAGCGCCGCGGAGATCAGCAGCTACGAATGCGGGATGGTGCCTGGGCTGCTGCAAACGCCCGAGTACGTCAGAGCACTCATCGACGAAGGCGACGGGATCTGGTGGCGGTCATCGGAAGCCGAACTGGAGCAACGCGTTGCGTTCCGCCTCGATCGCCAGAAGCGCACATTCGATGCATCACCCGCCAAGAAGATGTCATTCGTCTTGACTGAAGAGTCCCTTCGCTCGCGGGTCGGTGGTCCAGAGATCATGCGCGACCAACTGGCACATCTCCTCGATCTGCTGGGCAGACGAGCAGATCTGTCCATCCAGGTCTTGCCCCGCGAGAGCTACCAGAATCCGGCTCGCGGAGGTGGCTTCACCCTGTTCGAGTTCAGCGGGCAAGGCTCGCCGGTCGCCTTCGCGAACGTCGTTTACGGCCCCTCCACCTACTTCCACGACGAAGCCGATACTGCGACGATGTTTCGCGTCTTCCGACGGCTCCGCGACCTCGCACTGAGCGCGCAGGCGTCACGTCAGCTGATCGACGGGATCATGAGGGGTGGCTGA